ACCGCCGCGGCCGGCATCGGCAGCCCGCACACGCCCCCGCGCTACATCTGGCACATCGCGCTGGCCGTCCAGGGCATCTCCAGTACGGCCCCCGCCGAACGTCAGCACCTCCTCGAACTACTCCGAGACACCACCGGCGACACCGGCCACATGCACGAAGGCTTCGACGTGGACGACCCCACCCAGTACACCCGCGAGTGGTTCTCCTGGGCCAACGCCATGTTCTGCGAACTAGCCCTGGTGCACGCTGGTCTCGGGTAACCCCACCAACAACTCTGCCGCGCGCCGCAGCCGCCGCCCCGCGTCACCTTGGGGGAGTGCATGCACCTACCACGGCCGGAGTACTCAGGTACTGGGACTGCTCTCCAGGCGCTGGGTATCTCCGACTGCTAGTGCATCAGCTACGTGCTGCACTCCAGCGCGGATGAGGTTGCCATAGCCGTCGTCGGGTAGCTGGCCGAGGTGTTCGCGGGCGAGCAGCAGGTGCTGGTGGGCGAGTTCGGCTTGTTGCAGGCGGCGGTAGTCGTCGGCGAGGTTGAGGTGGAGTGACGGTAACCACAGCTCGTCCTCCACCGCCTCCAGCGCCCGTAGGTCCCAGCTGAGTTCGTCGGCCGTCTCGTCCTGCACATCTGCCAGGTAATGCGCGATGACACACCGCGCCTGCTGGTCATTGGCTGACTCCCAGAACAGGGTCAACCGCTCGCGAGCAGCAGCGCGATCGCCTGATCGGCCAAGCTCCACCGCGGCCATGATGTCTTCCAGATGCTCCATGCCGACCAGCCTCGGCCTTGCACCTACTAGAGGGTCAACCCAGCCAGCCGGGGCGGACCAGGCCGGTTTGGTAGGCGAGTACTACCAGTTGGGCGCGGTCGCGTACGCCGAGTTTGATCATGGCTCGGCTGACGTGGGTTTTGGCGGTTGCCGGGCTGAGTACGAGCCGGGCGGCGATCTCGTCGTTGGACAAGCCCTCGCCGACCAGAGCGACGATCTCCTTCTCGCGTTCAGTCAGTACGTCCAGCTCCTTGCTGGCATGGGGCTGTCGGCTGCGCGACGCGAACTCGGCCACCAGCGTCCGTGTCACCCCAGGTGACAGCAGCGCATCACCCCGCGCGACAACCCGTACCGCCTGCAACAGCTCGACCGGCTCGGTGTCCTTCACCAAGAACCCACTCGCCCCGACCCGCAGCGCCTCGAACACGTACTCGTCCAGATCGAACGTAGTCAGGATCACCACGTGTACGCCGGCCAGCTCCGGGTCCGCGCCGATCTCCCGGGTGGCCTCCAATCCGTCGGTCCCGGGCATCCGGATGTCCATCAGCACCACATCCGGCTTCTCGGCCCGCGCCACCACTACCGCCTCGGCGCCGTCCGACACTTCACCGATCACCGTGATGTCGTCCTCGGCGTTCAGCAGCGACCGGAACCCGGCTCGTACCAACGCCTGATCGTCCGCCAGCAGCACCCTGATCATGCCGGGAGCCTATGCCAGCCCCGCGTCATGGGCGAGCAGCGCGATCTGGGTCCGGTTCCCCAGCTCGAGCTTGGTCAGGATATGCGAGATGTGCGCCTTCACCGTGGCCAGACTCATGAACAGCTCGGTGGCGATCTGCGCGTTCGCCTTGCCCTGCGCGACGGCCAGCATCACGTCGTACTCGCGAGGTGACAGCCGCTCCAGCTTCTGCCGCGCGATCGTGTGCGCGTCGGCCTGGGTGGCGGCGCGGTCCATTAGCCGCCGGGTGATCGCGGGGGACAGGATCGGGTCACCGGCCGCGACCCGCCGGACCGCGTCGACGATCTGCGGCGGCGGCGTGTCCTTGAGCAGGAACCCACTGGCCCCGGCGCGCAGCGCGTGCAGCACGTTCTCGTCGGTGTCGAACGTGGTCAGCACCACGACTTCCGGCGGGTTGGTCCGCGCCCGCAGCCGCTTGGTCGCGACGATGCCGTCCACGCGCGGCATCCGCAGATCCATCAGTACGACATCGGGGAAGTGCGCGTCGACGGCGGCAGGTACCTCGTCGCCGTCCGCGGCCTGGCCGACAACGGAGATCCCGTTCGCTCCGTCGAGCATCATCTCCAGGCTGGCGCGGACCAGTGCGTCGTCGTCCACCACCAGGACCCGGATACCAGGCTGTTCATTCATGGGGCCACGGTAGCGAGGCCTGGAGGCGAAAGCCGCCACCGGGCACCCGTCCGTGGTCCAGCGTGCCACCGGCCAGCTGTACGCGCTCGGTCAGTCCGACGAG
The genomic region above belongs to Kribbella solani and contains:
- a CDS encoding response regulator — encoded protein: MIRVLLADDQALVRAGFRSLLNAEDDITVIGEVSDGAEAVVVARAEKPDVVLMDIRMPGTDGLEATREIGADPELAGVHVVILTTFDLDEYVFEALRVGASGFLVKDTEPVELLQAVRVVARGDALLSPGVTRTLVAEFASRSRQPHASKELDVLTEREKEIVALVGEGLSNDEIAARLVLSPATAKTHVSRAMIKLGVRDRAQLVVLAYQTGLVRPGWLG
- a CDS encoding response regulator, yielding MNEQPGIRVLVVDDDALVRASLEMMLDGANGISVVGQAADGDEVPAAVDAHFPDVVLMDLRMPRVDGIVATKRLRARTNPPEVVVLTTFDTDENVLHALRAGASGFLLKDTPPPQIVDAVRRVAAGDPILSPAITRRLMDRAATQADAHTIARQKLERLSPREYDVMLAVAQGKANAQIATELFMSLATVKAHISHILTKLELGNRTQIALLAHDAGLA